A genomic stretch from Penicillium digitatum chromosome 4, complete sequence includes:
- a CDS encoding Transcriptional repressor TupA/RocA, putative yields MYNAHRGMVPAPNSRLTELLDQLRQEFESQSRNTGEFEHQLTGQLQEMEMIRQKVYQLEQAQIKIKQDYEAEIRMLRHELESRGVQTIPSHIGGPAAAHTAPSQAPPPALGHGPSNLFGGIMTNPPGSGPGLAPSLPQDQQPPQHPLQQPASVAQPGAPQPQQSSFGGYPAGAAVNGYGPPPPPTASPGPGKGRGRVPPGPGTPQQTHIAYSDPRASPQIPRPTPPNPPLGRTAERPGNMLANWNPDDLPPSQKREGSDWYAVFNPEVQRVLDVELVHHLNHDSVVCCVRFSRDGKYLATGCNRSAQIFDVTTGQNVATLQDENVDKDGDLYIRSVCFSPDGKYLATGAEDKQIRVWDINQRTIKHIFSGHEQDIYSLDFAGNGRFIASGSGDKTVRLWDILDGKLVYTLSIEDGVTTVAMSPDGRYVAAGSLDKSVRVWDTTTGYLVERLENPDGHKDSVYSVAFAPNGRDLVSGSLDKTIKLWELTVPRGMHPHSAIKGGKCIRTFEGHKDFVLSVCLTPDGAWVMSGSKDRGVQFWDPVTGNAQMMLQGHKNSVISVAPSPTGNLFATGSGDMRARIWRYSAYTGR; encoded by the exons ATGTACAACGCTCATCGCGGGATGGTTCCCGCTCCCAACTCCCGTCTGACGGAGCTGCTGGATCAACTGCGCCAGGAGTTTGAGAGCCAGTCGCGAAACACTGGTGAATTTGAGCATCAGT TGACCGGTCAACTccaggagatggagatgatcCGTCAGAAGGTCTATCAACTGGAACAGGCGCAAATCAAGATCAAGCAAGA CTACGAAGCCGAGATCCGGATGCTGAGACACGAACTTGAGTCGCGTGGCGTGCAAACGATTCCTTCCCACATCGGCGGACCCGCTGCAGCTCATACAGCTCCTTCCCAGGCTCCCCCACCTGCCTTGGGCCACGGCCCCAGCAATCTGTTTGGCGGCATCATGACCAACCCACCAGGTAGTGGCCCCGGTCTTGCACCTTCCCTTCCCCAGGATCAGCAGCCTCCCCAGCATCCCCTTCAACAGCCTGCTTCGGTCGCTCAGCCTGGCGCACCGCAACCCCAGCAGAGCTCCTTTGGAGGATATCCGGCTGGCGCTGCTGTGAACG GCTATGgaccacctccacctcccaCTGCATCCCCAGGCCCCGGTAAGGGCCGTGGCCGTGTTCCACCAGGCCCTGGTACCCCTCAGCAAACGCATATCGCCTACTCGGATCCCCGTGCATCCCCACAGATTCCCCGCCCGACTCCTCCGAACCCCCCTCTCGGCCGCACAGCCGAACGTCCGGGAAACATGCTGGCAAACTGGAACCCCGATGATTTGCCTCCGTCGCAGAAGCGTGAGGGTTCCGATTGGTATGCCGTCTTCAACCCCGAGGTCCAGCGTGTCCTCGATGTGGAGCTGGTGCATCATTTGAACCACGATAGCGTTGTCTGCTGTGTGCGCTTCAGCCGTGATGGCAAGTACTTGGCTACGGGCTGCAACCGCTCAGCCCAAATCTTCGACGTGACTACTGGTCAGAATGTGGCCACTCTTCAGGATGAGAATGTCGACAAGGACGGTGACCTGTACATTCGCAGCGTTTGCTTCAGCCCCGATGGCAAATATCTTGCGACTGGTGCTGAAGATAAGCAGATTCGC GTTTGGGATATCAACCAACGCACTATCAAGCACATTTTTAGTGGACACGAGCAGGACATCTACTCTTTGGACTTTGCTGGCAATGGTCGATTCATCGCCTCTGGCAGTGGAGATAAGACCGTGCGCCTTTGGGATATTCTCGATGGCAAGCTTGTCTACACCCTTAGTATTGAAGATGGTGTCACTACTGTGGCTATGTCTCCAGATGGCCGTTACGTGGCTGCAGGTTCGTTGGACAAGAGCGTGCGCGTCTGGGATACTACAACTGGATACCTTGTGGAGCGTCTGGAAAACCCAGATGGTCACAAGGACAGTGTCTACTCGGTCGCATTCGCGCCCAATGGCCGTGACCTTGTCAGTGGTAGTCTGGACAAGACTATCAAACTCTGGGAGCTTACTGTTCCCCGGGGCATGCACCCTCACAGTGCCATTAAGGGCGGCAAGTGTATTCGCACATTCGAGGGCCACAAG GACTTTGTTCTCAGTGTGTGTCTAACACCCGACGGTGCCTGGGTGATGAGTGGTTCCAAGGATCGTGGTGTTCAGTTCTGGgacccagtgactggaaATGCCCAGATGATGCTTCAAGGCCACAAGAACTCTG TCATCTCGGTTGCACCCAGTCCTACTGGCAACCTGTTCGCGACCGGCAGTGGAGACATGCGTGCACGAATCTGGAG ATACTCGGCGTACACTGGACGATGA
- a CDS encoding Sterol delta 5,6-desaturase ERG3 encodes MDIILELWDTFIGDRLYSTLLPASLSSSVSLPAFVNAAANTSMALFGPEPYVYEQATQMIYLEPSKYAYLSAWPRNNVYRQFTSFFLITWLFGLFVYFVVATLSYIFIWDKTTYNHPKFLKNQISLEIRQAMAAMPPMSLLTAPFFVLEVRGYAKLYDTAAEEPFPYYSLIQIPFFICFTDFFIYWIHRGLHHPRVYKTLHKPHHKWIMPSPYASHAFHPLDGWSQSVPYHVFPFIFPLQKVAYVFLFGFINLWTVFIHDGEYVANSPIVNGAACHTMHHLYFNYNYGQFTTLWDRLGGSYRKPNEELFRRETKMGDEEWKRQAKEMESILKDVEGEDDRSYSSDTKKNI; translated from the exons ATGGATATCATTCTGGAATTATGGGACACCTTCATTGGTGATCGTCTCTATTCGACACTCCTCCCCGCCTCACTCTCTTCGTCCGTCTCCCTACCGGCCTTCGTCAATGCGGCCGCGAACACCTCAATGGCCCTTTTTGGTCCGGAACCTTATGTTTATGAACAGGCTACACAGATGATCTACCTTGAACCCTCAAAATATGCATACCTGAGTGCTTGGCCCAGGAACAACGTCTACCGTCAATTTACAAGCTTTTTCCTGATTACTTG GCTGTTTGGTCTGTTTGTCTACTTCGTGGTCGCAACGCTTTCATACATCTTTATCTGGGACAAGACAACCTACAACCACCCCAAATTCCTCAAGAACCAGATTAGTCTGGAAATTAGACAGGCCATGGCCGCAATGCCCCCAATGTCACTATTGAcggctcctttcttcgttcTTGAGGTCCGCGGATACGCCAAACTCTACGACACCGCCGCCGAAGAGCCCTTTCCGTACTACAGCCTCATCCAAATCCCCTTCTTCATCTGCTTTACCGATTTCTTCATCTACTGGATCCACCGTGGCCTGCACCACCCCCGCGTCTACAAGACCCTACACAAGCCTCACCACAAATGGATCATGCCGAGCCCTTATGCCTCGCACGCCTTCCACCCGCTCGATGGCTGGTCCCAGAGTGTTCCGTACCATGTCTTCCCCTTCATCTTCCCCCTGCAAAAGGTTGCCTACGTCTTCCTGTTCGGTTTCATCAACCTCTGGACCGTCTTCATTCATGATGGCGAGTACGTTGCCAACAGTCCTATCGTGAACGGTGCTGCCTGCCACACGATGCACCACTTGTACTTCAATTACAACTACGGACAGTTTACCACTCTGTGGGACCGTCTGGGTGGCAGCTACCGCAAGCCCAACGAGGAGCTCTTCCGCAGAGAAACGAAGATGGGCGATGAGGAGTGGAAGCGCCAGGCCAAGGAGATGGAGTCGATTCTCAAAGATGTCGAGGGTGAAGACGATCGCAGCTACTCCTCCGACACGAAGAAAAATATTTGA
- a CDS encoding DNA methylase, N-6 adenine-specific, conserved site, protein MPRIPFSVIFKAQRENYLLPILLKECRTIDSARNELRWLRERVIRDGQSSSRSKAWRSRLRYMCQMRSRGYPLQYILGDQPFGDLEILCRRGVLIPRPETESYTYQAANLVRQMALGRNDKFQSSNQARPLRVIDLCTGTGCIPLLLHALLAPHFQELKITGVDISSTALGLAQENLEHNMQLGQLAPSAGTDIRFYCADVLGHGSDDSVPPIESILQTHFPDLGALDISSSDKESRCDLLISNPPYISQTEFRNGTTARSVRRFEPKLALVPPHLGPGMEDCLPEDIFYCRILTLAYKLKAKLTVLECGDSHQANRVVALHRRLAPFESGQFSAEVWPSREQDLAENGFHATDGSRGVIIQTLG, encoded by the exons ATGCCCCGAATCCCCTTTTCTGTCATCTTCAAAGCCCAAAGAGAAAACTACCTTCTGCCTATACTCCTCAAAGAGTGTCGCACAATCGATTCTGCTCGCAATGAACTTCGCTGGCTACGCGAGCGGGTAATTCGCGATGGCCAGTCCTCTTCACGATCAAAGGCATGGAGAAGTCGATTGAGATATATGTGTCAGATGCGATCTAGAGGATATCCTCTCCAATATATCCTTGGAGATCAACCATTCGGCGACTTGGAAATTCTCTGCCGAAGAGGCGTTTTGATCCCAAG GCCAGAAACCGAGTCATATACGTACCAAGCGGCCAATTTAGTCCGTCAAATGGCCCTGGGCCGTAATGACAAGTTCCAGTCTTCCAACCAGGCGAGACCCTTGCGCGTCATTGACCTTTGCACGGGCACAGGCTGCATACCACTTCTTTTGCACGCACTACTTGCTCCTCATTTCCAGGAGTTGAAGATAACAGGGGTGGACATCAGTTCTACAGCCTTAGGCCTGGCCCAGGAGAACCTTGAGCACAATATGCAACTGGGCCAGTTGGCACCCAGCGCAGGCACAGACATCCGCTTCTATTGCGCCGATGTTCTCGGACATGGCAGTGACGATTCAGTGCCGCCCATTGAATCAATACTCCAAACCCATTTCCCCGATCTTGGGGCACTTGACATCtcatcatctgacaaagaGAGTAGATGTGATCTATTAATCTCCAATCCACCCTACATATCCCAAACGGAGTTCCGCAACGGCACTACTGCGCGCAGTGTACGGCGCTTTGAGCCCAAGTTGGCACTTGTGCCTCCACACTTGGGCCCCGGGATGGAAGACTGCTTGCCTGAGGATATCTTCTACTGCCGCATTCTCACTCTGGCATACAAGTTGAAGGCCAAGCTCACGGTGCTGGAGTGTGGGGACTCTCATCAGGCCAATCGAGTGGTTGCTCTTCACAGGCGACTTGCTCCTTTTGAATCCGGGCAGTTCAGTGCGGAGGTCTGGCCGAGTCGGGAGCAGGATTTGGCTGAGAATGGGTTTCATGCGACTGACGGATCGCGAGGTGTCATTATACAGACTCTCGGGTAG
- a CDS encoding putative aspartic-type endopeptidase opsB encodes MKNTWILLVTGLVMPVWGITLHRRDNPAVVQMDIQRKDVLDPVARDRARKRSTVSQALVNEETLYFCEVTLGTPEQSVRLVLDTGSSDLWTNTPNSTLCASPKNVCADSGTYDPSSSSSWSFVNSDFNITYADGSGAAGNYVADTLTIGGTTIKDFQFGLGFSSGSSEGVLGIGYPANEVQVGRNGDSAYANLPKAMVNKGIIQSNAYSLWLNDLDANTGSILFGGVNTKKYHGTLQTVPIQKVDGQYSEFIIALTQVSLTNSSSENTYSSSLIPVGVLLDSGSSLTYLPDALVQEIYDDLGVSYEPDSGIGYIDCSMADEDIALSYTFSSPTINVSIKELIIDAGDLFFRNGKRACIFGIVPAGSSTAVLGDTFLRSAYVVYDLANNEISLASTNFNTTENDILEIGTGPDSVPGATAVSNPVTTAPVGGAAARIGGPTGGSGLHGSASVTGNIAIPRATAMPKHLAVGLAGVGALLAL; translated from the exons ATGAAAAATACATGGATCCTATTGGTCACCGGTCTGGTGATGCCAGTCTGGGGTATAACCCTCCATCGAAGAGATAATCCCGCCGTGGTGCAAATGGATATTCAACGAAAGGATGTTCTCGATCCTGTTGCTAGAGATCGAGCGAGGAAACGTTCGACCGTCAGTCAGGCATTGGTTAATGAG GAAACTTTGTACTTCTGTGAGGTCACTCTGGGTACCCCGGAGCAGAGCGTGCGTCTGGTTCTCGACACTGGAAGTAGTGATTTGTGGACCAATACGCCAAATTCTACTCTCTGTGCATCCCCCAAAAACGTCTGCGCCGACTCCGGTACCTACGACCCGagctcttcctcttcatgGTCATTTGTGAACTCAGACTTCAATATCACCTATGCCGATGGGTCCGGCGCCGCCGGAAACTATGTCGCCGACACCCTTACGATCGGAGGTACGACTATTAAAGACTTCCAATTTGGCCTTGGGTTTTCGTCCGGCTCTTCAG AGGGTGTGCTGGGTATAGGATATCCTGCGAATGAAGTTCAGGTTGGCAGAAATGGAGACTCAGCTTATGCCAACCTGCCCAAGGCGATGGTCAACAAAGGAATAATCCAATCAAATGCCTATAGTCTCTGGCTGAATGACCTGGATGCGAACACCGGCTCGATTTTGTTCGGTGGAGTCAATACCAAGAAATACCACGGCACCCTGCAAACAGTCCCCATCCAGAAGGTCGATGGACAGTATTCGGAGTTTATCATTGCGCTCACTCAAGTGTCCCTTACCAATTCATCCAGTGAAAATACCTATTCTTCGAGCTTGATACCCGTGGGCGTGCTGCTGGACTCGGGGAGCTCTCTTACATACCTTCCGGACGCCCTTGTCCAAGAAATCTACGATGATCTCGGGGTCTCCTACGAGCCGGACAGTGGTATTGGCTATATTGATTGCAGCATGGCAGACGAGGACATCGCCCTCAGCTACACATTCTCATCCCCGACGATTAACGTGAGCATCAAAGAGTTGATCATCGACGCTGGTGATCTCTTTTTCCGAAACGGCAAGCGGGCCTGCATTTTTGGCATTGTTCCCGCGGGAAGCAGCACGGCCGTCCTGGGAGATACGTTCCTTCGCAGTGCGTACGTGGTATACGATCTCGCCAATAATGAGATATCTCTTGCCAGCACCAACTTCAACACCACCGAGAATGATATCTTGGAGATCGGGACTGGTCCCGATTCCGTCCCCGGTGCGACTGCAGTCTCGAACCCAGTGACTACGGCGCCAGTTGGTGGCGCCGCGGCTCGCATCGGAGGTCCGACTGGAGGATCCGGCCTCCATGGCTCGGCCTCTGTCACTGGAAATATAGCCATTCCTAGGGCGACGGCTATGCCGAAACACCTGGCTGTTGGCCTTGCCGGTGTAGGAGCTCTTCTGGCTCTTTAA